A genomic segment from Leptolyngbya boryana PCC 6306 encodes:
- a CDS encoding urea amidolyase associated protein UAAP1: MTIDSAHITYEETIPGGAYWSRVIRRNDTLRILAPEGSSGVALLCYNADNPIERYNAADTAKIQFNAFLKKGMVIYSDMGRILFSIVEDTCGYHDTLGGCSNLATNAKYGEGDYKNSRDNFLLALTKRDLGKKDIMPNLNLFTRIAVEPNGNLVWANKTAQPGQYIDLRAEMNVLVVLSNCPHPLDPNPAYDPKPIQATVWSSPAPTADDLCRTANPEAKRGFQNTDAVFA; the protein is encoded by the coding sequence ATGACGATCGATTCTGCACACATCACCTATGAAGAAACGATTCCAGGCGGTGCCTACTGGTCACGAGTGATTCGGCGCAATGACACATTGCGGATTCTAGCTCCAGAAGGTTCGAGTGGCGTAGCGCTCTTGTGCTATAACGCGGACAATCCGATCGAGCGATACAATGCAGCGGATACCGCGAAAATTCAGTTCAATGCTTTCTTAAAGAAAGGCATGGTCATTTATTCAGACATGGGACGAATTTTGTTCTCGATCGTTGAAGATACCTGCGGTTACCATGACACTCTCGGCGGATGTAGTAACCTCGCAACCAATGCAAAGTATGGCGAAGGCGACTACAAAAATTCGCGAGACAACTTTCTGCTTGCCCTGACGAAGCGTGATCTGGGCAAAAAAGATATCATGCCGAACTTAAATCTCTTTACCCGCATTGCAGTAGAGCCAAATGGCAATCTAGTTTGGGCAAACAAAACGGCTCAACCCGGACAATACATTGATCTCAGAGCCGAGATGAATGTGCTGGTTGTCCTCTCGAATTGCCCGCATCCGCTTGATCCAAATCCAGCGTATGACCCGAAACCGATTCAAGCAACTGTCTGGAGTTCACCTGCTCCCACTGCGGATGATCTGTGCCGAACTGCGAACCCAGAAGCCAAGCGTGGCTTCCAAAATACTGATGCCGTTTTCGCGTAA
- a CDS encoding ABC transporter substrate-binding protein, producing the protein MFRSRFVKLFAFAFIALFWTIACSPQASNNTANNTPQLSVSTNPWSGYSGHHVTVKKGFYQEAGLQVEDTLFQSNTEQITAFLSGKTDVAWLTAGDVMQMAGKDPNVKIIFLVDYSNGSDGILGRGIKSPAELKGKTVAREDVLFEKVLLRAYLEKGGLTEKDITIRDLPAPDAATAFSAKRVDAAVTYEPFLTKAAKEGGGEIIFSTKGTNLIADVIVTRANLIASRRDDLIKFLKAADRGIKLLKSGDPDAIAAAASRLGIKPEELKEQLAGITLFDIEGNKTIGFNPENPNNAIKSFELMAKGAYDFKAVPQPLDVKSLYDDSIVKSL; encoded by the coding sequence ATGTTCAGATCTCGTTTTGTCAAACTTTTCGCATTTGCATTCATTGCTCTATTTTGGACGATCGCTTGCTCTCCCCAGGCTTCAAACAATACAGCGAACAATACACCTCAACTCTCTGTTTCGACGAATCCATGGTCTGGGTATTCAGGTCATCATGTTACGGTGAAGAAAGGGTTTTACCAGGAAGCAGGACTCCAGGTTGAGGATACTTTGTTTCAGTCAAACACCGAGCAAATTACTGCTTTTCTATCTGGGAAGACGGATGTGGCTTGGTTGACCGCAGGCGATGTCATGCAAATGGCAGGGAAAGATCCGAATGTGAAAATTATCTTTCTCGTTGACTATTCAAACGGATCTGATGGCATTTTGGGACGCGGGATTAAGTCTCCAGCAGAGTTGAAAGGGAAAACAGTAGCGCGTGAAGATGTGTTGTTTGAAAAAGTGTTGCTGCGGGCGTATCTCGAAAAAGGCGGTTTGACGGAAAAAGATATCACCATTAGAGATCTACCTGCGCCTGATGCGGCAACTGCGTTTAGTGCGAAGCGAGTCGATGCTGCTGTGACCTATGAACCCTTTTTGACGAAGGCAGCCAAAGAAGGGGGCGGAGAGATTATTTTTAGTACGAAAGGAACGAATCTGATTGCAGATGTGATTGTGACCCGTGCGAATCTGATTGCTAGTCGCAGAGACGATTTAATCAAGTTTCTCAAAGCTGCCGATCGAGGAATTAAGTTACTGAAATCGGGTGATCCGGATGCGATCGCTGCTGCTGCGAGCCGACTAGGAATTAAGCCTGAAGAGTTGAAAGAACAGCTTGCAGGAATTACCTTGTTCGATATTGAAGGCAATAAAACGATTGGATTTAATCCTGAGAATCCGAATAACGCCATTAAGAGCTTTGAACTGATGGCGAAAGGGGCTTATGATTTCAAAGCCGTGCCACAGCCGCTTGATGTGAAGTCGCTGTACGATGATTCGATTGTGAAGTCGCTGTAG
- a CDS encoding ABC transporter ATP-binding protein: MLNTRSQALQQRSELEIASELSTAKLEVRSLSKSFNLQTGSMTVLEDINLQLFPREFVCLVGASGCGKSTLLNIVAGLTPPSSGSVLVDGHKVTGPGSDRGMVFQNYTLYPWLTVSQNIAFGLNLRKMPKAEQRDRINYYLDVVGLTQFAKSYPKQLSGGMKQRVAIARALANEPAVLLMDEPFGALDAQTKEQMQQFLLELWEQTHVTVLMITHDVEEAIFLSQRVYVMSARPGRMKLEIPVGLPEHRDLDMKLSSEFVAIKRQILHSLRE, translated from the coding sequence ATGCTCAACACCCGATCTCAAGCACTACAGCAGCGATCTGAACTTGAGATCGCATCTGAACTCTCAACTGCCAAGCTTGAAGTCCGTAGCCTGTCTAAGTCATTTAACTTGCAAACTGGCTCAATGACTGTGCTAGAAGACATCAATCTTCAGCTTTTTCCAAGAGAATTTGTTTGCTTAGTCGGTGCATCAGGATGCGGCAAATCGACCTTACTCAACATTGTGGCAGGACTCACGCCTCCCTCCTCTGGAAGTGTCTTAGTCGATGGGCATAAAGTCACTGGGCCGGGTTCCGATCGCGGCATGGTCTTTCAGAATTACACCCTTTATCCCTGGCTGACTGTCTCTCAAAATATTGCCTTTGGTCTGAATCTGCGCAAGATGCCCAAAGCAGAACAGCGCGATCGCATCAATTACTATCTCGATGTTGTTGGCTTAACGCAGTTCGCGAAATCTTACCCAAAACAGCTTTCTGGTGGGATGAAGCAGCGAGTCGCGATCGCTCGTGCTTTAGCCAATGAACCTGCTGTTTTGCTCATGGACGAACCCTTTGGCGCACTCGATGCTCAGACCAAAGAACAGATGCAGCAATTTTTGCTCGAACTCTGGGAGCAAACTCACGTCACGGTTTTAATGATTACCCATGATGTCGAAGAAGCAATTTTTCTGTCGCAGCGCGTGTATGTGATGAGTGCTCGTCCTGGACGGATGAAACTAGAAATTCCAGTTGGACTACCTGAACATCGCGACTTAGACATGAAGCTTTCGTCTGAATTTGTCGCGATCAAACGGCAGATTCTCCACTCACTGCGCGAGTAG
- a CDS encoding type II toxin-antitoxin system VapB family antitoxin, whose product MTHSLDLDEALIREALALDEQQNLESVIETALREYIQRRQRRKIIDLFGTIDYDETYDYKAQRQIS is encoded by the coding sequence ATGACTCACTCGCTTGATTTGGATGAAGCCCTGATTCGAGAAGCACTGGCACTCGATGAACAGCAAAACCTAGAATCCGTCATCGAAACAGCTTTGCGCGAATATATTCAGCGTCGGCAACGTCGCAAAATTATCGATCTATTTGGAACGATCGATTACGACGAAACCTACGACTACAAAGCGCAACGCCAAATTTCATGA
- a CDS encoding YggT family protein, protein MNPAILLITTIQQFLGIYFALLIIRILLSWFPTIDWYSQPFAILSQLTDPYLNIFRRIIPPLGGIDFSAILAIFALQFAMQLIPGLLSQVLAGIPVFVS, encoded by the coding sequence ATGAATCCAGCTATTCTCTTGATCACGACGATTCAACAGTTTTTAGGAATCTACTTTGCACTGTTGATTATCAGAATTTTGCTCAGTTGGTTCCCGACGATCGATTGGTATAGCCAACCGTTCGCAATTTTGAGCCAGTTGACCGATCCGTATTTGAATATCTTTCGTCGAATTATTCCGCCACTGGGTGGAATCGATTTTTCCGCAATTCTGGCAATCTTCGCGCTGCAATTTGCGATGCAACTCATTCCCGGATTGTTGAGTCAAGTGCTCGCTGGTATTCCTGTTTTCGTTAGCTAG
- a CDS encoding DoxX family protein: protein MSAEQYARIVPPVFPAFPSVYVSGFFEILGGIGLLIPWLSVAAAWGLISLFIAVFPANIYLAVHDIQIDGIPHSQFLYWARLPLQAVLLAWAYWYTRDPEEQPGASLLKQ, encoded by the coding sequence GTGAGCGCAGAACAATACGCTCGCATTGTCCCTCCTGTATTTCCTGCTTTTCCTTCAGTGTATGTCAGCGGCTTTTTTGAAATTTTAGGTGGCATTGGTTTACTGATTCCTTGGCTCTCTGTTGCTGCCGCTTGGGGTTTAATTTCCCTATTTATTGCTGTGTTTCCCGCTAACATCTACTTGGCAGTGCACGATATTCAAATCGATGGCATTCCTCACAGCCAATTTTTATACTGGGCAAGACTGCCCCTGCAAGCCGTTTTACTAGCTTGGGCATATTGGTATACCCGTGATCCAGAAGAACAACCTGGCGCATCATTACTCAAGCAGTAA
- a CDS encoding urea amidolyase associated protein UAAP2, translated as MTSTISTQLDPKLAIYDQVLPSRKPWAKVIKKGQTLRIVDLGGNQAVDFLVYNADDTSERYSAPDTIRAQGNIFITTGTKLYSNDGNVLMTVLNDTCGRHDTSGGACSCESNSVRFGLDKKWQHACVENFLYALKDYGMGKRDMTSNINFFMNVPVSEDGTLEIVDGISDPGSIVDLRAEMNALVVISNCPQMNNPCNGYNPTPIQLIVWDS; from the coding sequence ATGACTTCAACGATTAGTACTCAACTCGATCCCAAGCTCGCAATCTACGATCAAGTTCTTCCATCTCGCAAACCTTGGGCGAAAGTAATCAAAAAAGGACAAACCCTGCGGATTGTAGATTTAGGTGGAAATCAAGCGGTTGATTTTCTGGTCTATAATGCCGATGATACGAGCGAACGTTACAGCGCTCCAGATACCATTCGCGCCCAAGGAAATATTTTTATTACCACTGGAACAAAGCTCTACTCGAACGATGGCAATGTTCTGATGACTGTTCTCAACGATACCTGTGGTCGGCATGATACGTCGGGTGGAGCTTGTAGTTGTGAAAGTAACTCTGTGCGCTTTGGATTAGATAAAAAATGGCAACATGCTTGCGTAGAAAACTTTCTTTATGCCTTGAAAGACTACGGCATGGGCAAGCGAGACATGACGAGCAATATCAACTTTTTCATGAATGTTCCAGTCAGTGAAGATGGAACGCTAGAAATTGTGGATGGCATTTCTGATCCTGGTAGCATCGTTGATCTACGTGCAGAAATGAATGCCCTAGTGGTGATCTCAAATTGCCCTCAAATGAATAATCCGTGTAACGGCTACAATCCAACTCCGATTCAACTCATTGTGTGGGATAGCTAG
- the upp gene encoding uracil phosphoribosyltransferase, translated as MTLQLRVYVPPHPLIKHWLGVARDASTPSALFRSAITELGRWLTYEAIREWLPTTDMTIETPLAPCPATFINPEVPVVVVPILRAGLGLLDGAQALLPLASIYHLGLVRNEETLEASCYLNKLPDQFNPETRVLIVDPMLATGGSSVCAMEELTKRGIDPALVRIVAVVAAPPALQKLGTAYPSLTIYTAGIDETLNDRGFIVPGLGDAGDRIFGT; from the coding sequence ATGACTCTGCAACTGCGTGTATACGTTCCCCCCCATCCGTTAATTAAGCATTGGCTTGGCGTTGCTCGTGACGCTTCTACGCCTTCAGCACTCTTCCGCAGTGCCATTACAGAATTAGGGCGCTGGTTGACCTATGAAGCAATTCGGGAATGGTTGCCCACGACAGACATGACGATCGAGACTCCGCTTGCACCCTGTCCTGCCACCTTTATCAACCCAGAAGTTCCGGTCGTCGTCGTACCGATCTTGCGGGCGGGACTCGGATTGCTCGATGGCGCACAGGCGCTTTTGCCTTTAGCCTCGATTTATCATTTAGGACTTGTCCGCAACGAAGAAACCCTAGAAGCAAGTTGCTACTTGAATAAACTGCCGGATCAATTCAATCCTGAAACGCGCGTTTTGATCGTTGACCCAATGTTGGCAACTGGTGGCAGTTCGGTATGCGCAATGGAAGAATTGACCAAGCGGGGAATCGATCCTGCACTTGTCCGAATCGTGGCAGTCGTTGCCGCTCCGCCAGCGCTGCAAAAATTGGGAACGGCTTATCCGAGTTTGACGATTTATACAGCAGGAATTGACGAAACGTTGAACGATCGCGGATTTATCGTCCCAGGATTGGGGGATGCGGGCGATCGTATTTTCGGAACGTAA
- the uca gene encoding urea carboxylase translates to MFQKILIANRGEIACRIIRTLDRLNIASVAVYSEADQYARHVAIATEAVAIGSASAADSYLRWDRILEAAKQTGAEAIHPGYGFLSENAEFAEACAAVGIVFIGPTPAQMRSFGLKHTARELAAQNQVPLLPGTSLLENVEQAQAEAEKIGYPVMLKSTAGGGGIGLQLCHSQDQLAELFQTVQRLSQNNFKQSGIYLERYVQKARHIEVQIFGDGQGQVIALGDRDCSVQRRNQKVIEETPCPGISDALRQQLYEAALRLTKAIDYQSAGTVEFVFDVDRQEFYFLEVNTRLQVEHGVTEEVTGVDLVEWMIRLAAGDRSFLENYQPQTEGHSIQVRLYAEDPGKNFQPSSGILTEVKFPETVRCDTWIDRGTEITPYYDPLIAKLITHAESRESAIAQLKSALDQSTVAGIETNLDFLRQILASSTFAAADLSTRFLDSFEYLPNSIEVLQPGTFSTIQDYPGRMGYWNVGVPPSGPMDHLAFRLANRLVGNSESCAALELTVTGPTLRFNCNTVICLTGAPMRAELDGVAIPFWSAIPVAAGNTLKLSTIEGAGTRTYLAVQNGFDVPDYLGSKSTFTLGKFGGHCGRVLRIGDILKLNVPDEPARCHSLPTELIPTYTHNWEIGVLYGPHGAPDFFTDDDIEMLFSTDWEVHYNSARTGVRLIGPKPQWARQDGGEAGLHPSNIHDNAYAIGTIDFTGDMPIILGPDGPSLGGFVCPATIVQAELWKMGQLKPGDKVRFKRLSLAEAIQKEQVQDQEINTLKPQKVDPVHSSEPDSAILHEISGSAEKIAVKYRRSGDKYLLVEYGPLVLDLNLRFHVHALMNWLLDHPQLGILDLTPGIRSLQIHYDNRVLPLQTLLSILIAAEGELPSIDEMEVPTRIVYLPLSWDDDSTQLAIEKYVRSVNPHAPWCPSNIEFIRRINGLDTIEQVREIVFNASYLVMGLGDVYLGAPVATPIDPRHRLVTTKYNPARTWTPENAVGIGGAYLCVYGMEGPGGYQFVGRTIQMWNTFHETTEFEPGKPWLLRFFDQIRFYPVSPAELLQFRQDFIHGRVHLRIEEETFNLKQYNEFLQSIATETTQFKSIQQAAFEAERDRWAANPLLNQVVEDEDVAIAEQTFELPPDSEAVIAQVPANVWQIVVEKDAIVKVGDRLVILESMKMEIAITAPVDGVVSEIFCTEGQMVSVGQMLCVITSG, encoded by the coding sequence ATGTTTCAAAAAATTCTGATCGCCAATCGCGGAGAGATTGCTTGCCGGATTATTCGGACGCTCGATCGCTTAAATATTGCTTCAGTTGCCGTCTATTCGGAAGCAGATCAATATGCTCGGCATGTCGCGATCGCAACTGAAGCCGTGGCGATTGGTTCTGCATCCGCAGCAGATAGCTATCTGAGATGGGATCGAATTCTCGAAGCAGCAAAACAAACAGGCGCAGAAGCAATTCACCCAGGCTATGGCTTTTTGAGCGAAAATGCTGAATTTGCAGAAGCTTGTGCAGCAGTAGGAATTGTCTTTATTGGGCCGACTCCTGCACAGATGCGAAGCTTTGGGCTGAAGCATACTGCACGTGAACTTGCGGCTCAGAATCAAGTGCCTTTGCTTCCGGGTACTTCGCTTCTCGAAAATGTTGAACAAGCACAAGCTGAAGCTGAGAAAATTGGCTACCCAGTCATGCTCAAAAGCACGGCAGGAGGAGGGGGAATTGGATTACAGCTTTGCCACAGTCAAGATCAACTGGCGGAATTGTTTCAAACGGTACAACGCCTCAGTCAAAACAACTTTAAGCAAAGCGGAATTTATCTAGAACGCTATGTCCAAAAAGCGCGACATATTGAGGTACAAATTTTTGGCGATGGGCAAGGGCAAGTGATTGCACTCGGCGATCGCGATTGTTCAGTGCAACGTCGTAATCAGAAAGTCATCGAAGAAACACCCTGTCCTGGAATTAGTGACGCTCTTCGCCAACAGCTATATGAAGCAGCATTGCGGCTCACAAAAGCGATCGATTATCAATCCGCTGGAACCGTTGAGTTTGTCTTTGATGTCGATCGACAAGAGTTTTACTTTCTTGAAGTCAATACTCGTCTGCAAGTCGAACATGGCGTGACTGAAGAAGTGACAGGCGTTGATCTGGTTGAATGGATGATTCGGCTCGCAGCAGGCGATCGCAGTTTTCTAGAAAATTACCAACCGCAAACAGAAGGACATTCGATTCAGGTGCGTCTCTATGCTGAAGATCCAGGTAAAAACTTTCAGCCGAGTTCTGGGATCTTAACTGAAGTCAAATTTCCAGAAACCGTTCGATGTGATACTTGGATCGATCGCGGGACAGAAATTACTCCCTACTATGATCCGTTAATTGCAAAACTGATTACTCATGCAGAATCGCGAGAAAGCGCGATCGCTCAACTCAAATCCGCATTAGATCAATCTACTGTTGCAGGCATTGAGACAAATCTCGACTTTTTGCGCCAAATTCTAGCAAGTTCAACCTTTGCCGCAGCAGATCTCAGTACTCGGTTTCTCGATTCGTTTGAGTACTTGCCCAACTCGATCGAAGTTCTACAACCCGGAACCTTTAGCACAATTCAAGATTATCCGGGTCGCATGGGCTATTGGAATGTTGGTGTTCCTCCTTCGGGACCGATGGATCATCTTGCTTTTCGCTTAGCCAATCGGTTAGTTGGAAATTCTGAATCTTGTGCTGCACTAGAACTTACTGTTACAGGGCCTACCTTACGATTCAACTGTAATACTGTCATTTGCTTAACAGGTGCGCCAATGCGCGCAGAGCTAGATGGGGTTGCGATTCCGTTTTGGTCGGCGATTCCAGTTGCAGCAGGAAATACTCTGAAACTGAGTACGATCGAGGGAGCAGGGACACGTACCTATCTTGCGGTACAGAACGGATTTGATGTTCCAGATTATCTCGGCAGTAAATCAACTTTTACGTTAGGTAAATTTGGCGGGCACTGCGGCAGAGTTCTGCGAATTGGAGATATTCTCAAACTGAATGTACCGGATGAGCCTGCTCGTTGCCATTCGCTACCAACCGAGCTTATCCCGACTTACACTCACAACTGGGAAATCGGAGTGCTTTATGGGCCTCATGGTGCGCCGGATTTCTTTACTGATGATGATATTGAAATGCTCTTTTCAACCGACTGGGAAGTGCATTACAACTCTGCTCGAACCGGAGTGAGATTGATCGGCCCGAAACCCCAATGGGCGCGTCAGGATGGCGGTGAAGCGGGATTGCATCCGTCGAATATTCATGACAATGCTTATGCGATCGGGACAATTGACTTCACGGGAGACATGCCGATTATTCTCGGCCCCGATGGGCCTAGCCTCGGCGGGTTTGTCTGTCCAGCAACGATCGTTCAAGCTGAACTTTGGAAAATGGGACAGCTTAAACCGGGTGATAAAGTTCGTTTCAAACGTTTATCGCTTGCAGAAGCAATTCAAAAAGAACAGGTTCAAGATCAAGAAATTAATACCTTAAAACCGCAAAAAGTTGACCCTGTTCACTCATCAGAGCCAGACAGTGCGATTCTGCATGAAATTTCCGGATCTGCTGAGAAAATTGCGGTGAAGTATCGCAGGTCAGGAGATAAGTATCTACTCGTCGAATATGGCCCGCTTGTGCTCGATCTCAATCTACGGTTTCATGTTCATGCGTTGATGAACTGGTTACTCGATCATCCTCAACTCGGAATTTTAGATCTGACACCTGGAATTCGATCGCTACAAATTCACTACGATAATCGTGTTTTACCTCTACAAACATTACTGTCTATATTGATTGCCGCAGAGGGTGAGCTTCCTTCGATCGATGAAATGGAAGTCCCAACTCGGATTGTTTATCTGCCGCTCTCTTGGGATGACGACTCGACCCAACTCGCGATCGAGAAATATGTCCGATCTGTCAATCCTCATGCTCCTTGGTGTCCGAGTAACATCGAATTTATCCGGCGCATCAATGGCTTAGATACGATCGAGCAAGTTCGCGAGATTGTATTTAACGCAAGCTATTTAGTCATGGGCTTAGGTGATGTTTACTTAGGTGCTCCAGTTGCTACGCCGATTGATCCTCGACATCGGCTCGTGACTACAAAGTACAATCCTGCTCGAACTTGGACACCCGAGAATGCTGTTGGAATTGGTGGAGCCTATCTCTGTGTCTATGGCATGGAAGGACCTGGAGGCTATCAATTTGTGGGGCGAACCATCCAAATGTGGAATACCTTCCACGAAACCACAGAATTTGAGCCAGGTAAACCTTGGCTGCTGCGCTTCTTTGATCAAATTCGCTTCTATCCAGTTTCGCCTGCTGAACTCTTACAATTCCGGCAAGACTTTATTCATGGCAGAGTTCACCTCAGAATCGAAGAGGAAACCTTCAATCTCAAGCAGTACAATGAGTTTCTCCAATCGATTGCTACTGAAACGACTCAATTTAAATCGATTCAGCAAGCTGCTTTTGAGGCAGAACGCGATCGCTGGGCAGCAAATCCTCTTTTGAATCAAGTTGTTGAGGATGAAGACGTTGCGATCGCAGAACAAACATTTGAGCTACCTCCCGATAGCGAAGCTGTCATTGCCCAAGTTCCAGCAAATGTCTGGCAGATTGTTGTTGAGAAAGATGCGATCGTTAAAGTGGGCGATCGCTTAGTCATTCTCGAATCGATGAAAATGGAGATTGCCATTACTGCGCCTGTGGATGGCGTTGTATCTGAAATCTTCTGCACTGAAGGGCAGATGGTATCCGTTGGGCAAATGCTTTGTGTGATTACATCCGGTTGA
- the vapC gene encoding type II toxin-antitoxin system VapC family toxin, whose product MSVIVDTSIWSLALRRNTPNSEIVDRLRTLIAEDEISILGAIRQEILSGIRTAEQFTRLRDYLRAFPDLTLVQDDYEIAAEFFNTCRRNGIQGSNTDFLICAAAYRRNDSIFTTDQDFRSFQTYLPIQLLE is encoded by the coding sequence ATGAGCGTGATCGTAGATACCTCAATTTGGTCGCTGGCTTTGCGTCGCAATACGCCTAATTCTGAAATTGTCGATCGACTTCGCACTCTCATTGCTGAAGATGAGATCAGCATTCTCGGAGCCATTCGCCAAGAAATTCTCTCCGGAATTCGCACAGCCGAACAATTTACAAGGCTACGGGACTATCTTCGAGCGTTTCCAGACTTAACCCTAGTGCAAGACGACTACGAAATCGCTGCTGAATTCTTTAATACTTGTCGCCGCAATGGAATTCAAGGATCGAATACAGACTTTCTGATCTGTGCTGCTGCTTATCGCCGTAACGATTCTATTTTTACAACAGACCAAGACTTTAGAAGCTTCCAAACTTACTTACCGATCCAGCTTTTAGAATAA
- a CDS encoding DASH family cryptochrome — MESIVAEKRIIMWYRNDLRVHDHEPLMKAIRSGATVIPVYCFEPRQFGTTPYGFPKTGAFRAQFLLESVADLRQNLRSLGSDLLIRQGKAEEMIPAIAKALAVESVYYYHEVTSEETQVEDNLREALKAIETSIQAFWGMTLYHPDDLPFAIGEIPELFTNFRKGVEKSATVNEMFPTPERLAELPDIDRGEIPTLEELGLEPPQRDPRGMIPYQGGETAGKARLAEYFWKQDALKAYKETRNGMLGVDYSSKFSAWLALGCLSPRYIYSQVQDYESQRVRNDSTYWLIFELLWRDFFRFICAKHGNQIFYQSGLLGVSIPWKDDVDRFELWRTGNTGFPLIDANMQEIATTGFMSNRGRQNVASFLTKNLGINWQWGAEWFESILIDYDVCSNWGNWNYNAGVGNDARGFRFFNIIKQSKDYDPDGSYVKHWLPALKDVPAAKVHEPWKLLPVEQQRFQVRIGVDYPRPIVDLFKSAQANESIYNAAVERSTPKRAKSRR; from the coding sequence ATGGAATCGATCGTGGCAGAGAAGCGGATTATTATGTGGTATCGCAATGATTTACGGGTGCATGATCATGAACCGTTGATGAAAGCGATTCGTTCAGGGGCAACGGTGATTCCCGTTTACTGTTTTGAACCGAGGCAGTTTGGTACAACTCCTTACGGATTTCCGAAAACTGGAGCATTTCGGGCGCAGTTTTTGTTAGAGAGCGTCGCCGATTTGCGGCAGAATTTACGATCGCTGGGGAGTGATTTGCTCATTCGGCAGGGAAAAGCAGAAGAAATGATTCCCGCGATCGCCAAAGCATTAGCAGTAGAGTCCGTTTATTACTATCACGAAGTTACTTCAGAAGAGACACAGGTTGAAGACAACCTCAGAGAAGCATTAAAAGCGATCGAGACTTCGATACAAGCATTTTGGGGAATGACGCTTTATCATCCCGATGATTTGCCGTTTGCAATCGGGGAAATTCCAGAGCTATTCACGAACTTTCGCAAAGGCGTTGAGAAGTCTGCGACTGTCAATGAAATGTTTCCCACGCCTGAACGATTAGCAGAATTGCCCGATATCGATCGAGGTGAAATTCCAACTTTAGAAGAGTTAGGACTAGAACCGCCTCAACGTGACCCTAGAGGGATGATTCCTTACCAGGGTGGAGAAACGGCAGGGAAAGCTCGGTTAGCAGAATATTTTTGGAAGCAAGATGCTTTAAAGGCTTACAAAGAGACGCGTAATGGAATGCTAGGAGTGGATTATTCGTCAAAATTCTCAGCTTGGTTAGCATTAGGCTGTCTGTCCCCGCGTTACATCTATTCGCAAGTTCAGGACTATGAATCTCAGCGCGTTCGCAATGATTCAACGTACTGGTTAATTTTTGAACTGTTGTGGCGGGACTTTTTCCGATTTATCTGCGCGAAGCATGGCAATCAGATTTTTTATCAATCGGGCTTACTGGGAGTCTCGATTCCGTGGAAAGATGATGTCGATCGCTTTGAACTTTGGCGAACTGGGAACACTGGATTTCCACTCATTGATGCCAACATGCAAGAGATTGCTACAACTGGATTTATGTCGAATCGGGGACGGCAGAATGTTGCTAGTTTTCTAACCAAGAATCTGGGTATCAATTGGCAGTGGGGCGCTGAATGGTTTGAATCAATTTTGATTGACTATGACGTATGTAGTAACTGGGGAAATTGGAACTATAACGCAGGCGTGGGAAATGATGCGCGGGGATTTCGGTTTTTTAACATCATCAAGCAGTCAAAGGACTACGATCCAGATGGGTCTTATGTGAAACATTGGCTGCCTGCATTGAAGGATGTTCCGGCAGCGAAGGTACATGAGCCTTGGAAGTTACTACCCGTTGAGCAGCAGCGATTTCAGGTACGCATTGGAGTAGACTATCCGCGCCCGATCGTCGATTTGTTTAAGTCGGCTCAAGCGAATGAGAGCATTTATAATGCGGCAGTTGAGCGATCGACTCCGAAGCGAGCGAAAAGCCGAAGGTAG